AGCCTTACCGATATCGATATCCGCACCGAATCGTTCACCTCGATGCTCAAAGGCGGCATCGCCTTCGACACCCCGGACGATGAAGAAAAACCCGTCCAGGCCGAAAACATGGACAAATTCGTTCTTTACGATGATTATCAGGAAGCCCAGAGCGGCATTGTCATATCCATCCTTTTCAAAACCGGCCAGGGGTTGAGCGCCAAAAGCACGAAGGTGCGTTTCAAGGGACTTGAGATCGGGCTGGTCGATAAAGTCCGGATCGAGCCGGATTTGTCGGGCGTTACCGCCAGGGTCGTGATGGACCCTCAGACCCGTCGCATCCTGCGCGAGGGCACGAAGTTCTGGCTGGTATCTCCCAAGGTGAGCCTCACCGAAGTCAGCGGACTCGACACCCTGGTCTCCGGCACTTACATCGATGTGCTTCCCAACCTGAAAGGCGACCCCTCCCGAAAATTCGTAGCCCTGGACGAATCACCCGCGGGGAAAGCGGGCCCCGGCCATCTGGACATTATCTTGCAAGGAGAGCGCCGGGGATCGGTCAAGGCCGGTTCGCCGGTTTACTTCCGGCAGGTCCAGGTGGGCGAAGTCACCGGTTATGAGCTGGCCTCTTCGGGAGACGCGGTCAATATCAATGCCGTCATCTACAAGCCGTACGTCCCCCTGGTGTATGAAAACAGTGTGTTCTACAATGTCAGCGGCATGGATTTCGGGTTGTTCAGCGGGCTGAAAACCGAATCTTTGGAAGCGGTGATGACCGGCGGCGTCTCCTTTGCGACGCCCGAGGGCGATGCCATGGGCAAGCCGGCTAAAAACGGCCGAATTTTCCAACTGCACGAAAAGGCCCAGAGCGGCTGGTTGAAGTGGTCGCCCAACATCCCCTTGAAATTGAAAAATTCGCCGCCCAGGAAAGATTTTCCCAAGCTGAAAAAAGAAACCGATCCGACCAACAATAGCGAGAAATAACCTAAAAAGGAATTGACCGAAAATGAGCACCGATCCCAACAAAATAATCTATTCCATGATCCGTGTCAGCAAGTTTTATGACAAGAAACCGGTCATCAAGGATATCTCCCTGAGCTACTTCTACGGCGCGAAAATCGGCGTGCTGGGGCTCAACGGAAGCGGGAAAAGCACCCTGCTGAAAATCATGGCCGGCGTGGACGCCGAGTTCAACGGCGAAACCATTCTGTCCAAGGGATATACCATCGGCTATCTGGAACAGGAACCGCTGGTGGACGAAACCAAGACCGTCCGTGAAATCGTTCAGGAAGGCGTTCAGGAAACCGTGGACCTGATGGAGGAGTTCAATCGCATCAACGAGCGGTTCGCCGAGCCCATGTCCGACGACGAGATGGACAAGCTGATCCAGCGCCAGGGCGAGGTCCAGGACAAACTCGACGCCCTGGATGCCTGGGATCTGGACGCCCGCCTGGAAATGGCCATGGACGCTCTGCGCTGTCCGCCGGCCGATACGCCGGTCAACGTGGTCTCCGGCGGCGAGCGGCGCCGGGTGGCCCTGTGCCGCCTGCTGCTGAAAAAACCGGACATCCTTTTGCTGGACGAACCCACCAACCATCTGGACGCCGAATCGGTGGCCTGGCTGGAGCAGCATCTGCAACAGTATGCCGGCACCATCATCGCCGTTACCCACGACCGCTATTTCCTCGACAACGTGGCCGGCTGGATTCTGGAACTGGACCGGGGCCACGGCATTCCCTGGAAAGGCAACTACAGTTCCTGGCTGGAGCAGAAACAAAACCGGCTGGCCAAGGAAGAGAAATCCGAATCCGAGCGCCGGAAAACCCTTCAGCGGGAACTGGAGTGGATCCGCATGGCGCCCAAGGGACGCCGGGCCAAGTCCAAGGCGCGCATTTCGGCCTACGAGCAATTGCTGGGGCAGGAGAGTGAGCGGCTGGCCAAAGAACTGGAAATCTACATCGCCCCCGGTCCCCGGCTGGGAAATGTCGTCATCGAAGCCGAAGGGGTGTCCAAGGCTTACGGGGAGAAGCTGCTGGTGGAAGACATGACCTTTCGGTTGCCCCCCGGCGGCATCGTGGGTGTCATCGGGCCGAACGGCGCCGGAAAAACAACGTTATTTCGAATGATTACCGGGCAGGAGCAACCGGACAAGGGGGCTATCGATACCGGTGAAACAGTCTGTATAGCCTACGTGGACCAGAGCCGGGATGTGCTTGACCCGGAAAAAAATATCTGGGAAATGATTTCCGACGGCAGCGACACCATCCAATTGGGCGACCGCCAGGTCAACTCCCGGGCTTACGTGGCCCGCTTCAATTTCTCCGGCAGCGACCAGCAGAAGAAGGTCGGCGTGCTTTCCGGCGGCGAACGCAACCGGGTGCATCTGGCCCGCATGCTCAAATCCGGCGCCAATGTGCTGCTGCTGGACGAACCGACCAACGATCTGGACGTCAACACCATGCGCGCCCTGGAAGAGGCCCTGGAGAATTTCGGCGGCTGCGCCGTGGTGATCAGCCACGACCGCTGGTTTCTGGACCGCATTGCCACCCACATGTTGGCCTTCGAAGGCGACAGCCGGGTGGTCTGGTTCGAGGGCAACTACTCCGACTACGAAAAAGACCGCAAGCAGCGGCTGGGCACCGCCGCCGACCAGCCGCATCGGATCAAATACCGGCAGTTGACCCGATAGGAAGGCAGGGATGCCGCTTCATACGATTCCCCGGAGACGGATATGGAACAAACCAAAACAGGATTGAACCGGCTGGTGGCCTTTTTCACAACGACCCTCTGGCAGGCGGAGCGCAAGGATTATTCGGCCCTCAAGTGGCTGCTGATCCGGCTGGTGCGTACCATGGTTCTTTCGGTTCGGGGATTTACACGAAATCAGGGGGCCCTGCGCGCTTCGGCCCTGACCTTTTTCACCCTGCTCTCGGTCGTTCCTGTCGCCGCCATGGCTTTCGGCATCGCCAAGGGCTTCGGGTTCGAAAGAAAGCTTCAGCAGCAATTGCTGGAGCAGTTTGCCGCCCAGCAGGAGGTGGTCCAGAAAATCATCGGTTTTGCCCAGAACATGCTGGAAAACACCAAAGGCGGAATGATCGCCGGCATCGGCATCGTGGTGCTGATCTGGTCCGTCATCAAGGTGCTGAGCAATATCGAAAATTCGTTCAACCACATCTGGAACGTCCGTTCGCGCCCGTTTATCCGCAAACTGAGCGACTATGTCACCATCATGCTGATCTGCCCGGTGCTGGTGATCATGTCCAGCAGCGTTACCGTTTTCATCACCCATCAGGTGACGGCCATGTCCGGCCGCTTCGAAATGGTAGAGGTGGCGGGCACGGCCATTTCCGTGGGCCTCAAACTGCTGCCCTACGCCCTTATCTGGATTCTGTTCACCCTGGTCTATGTCATCATGCCCAATACCCGGGTGCGGTTCGACGGTGCGCTTCTGGCCGGCTTCATCGCCGGCAGCGCCTACCAGATCGTTCAGGGGGCCTACATTTATTTTCAGTTCCTGGTAGCCAAATACAACGCCATCTACGGGAGCTTTGCCGCCCTGCCTTTGTTCCTGCTGTGGCTGCAGATCAGCTGGACCATCGTCCTGGTGGGTGCGGAAATTTCCCACGCCTACCAGAACGCCGATCATATGGACGGCTCCGACGGCGGTCGAAAAATGAGCGTCGCCCGGACCCGGCTTTTGGCCCTGGCCATCTGCCGCCAGGTCGTACAATTGTTTCACCAAGGCCGGCCGGCCCGGACCGCCGATCAGATCGCCGATTCGCTGGCCCTTGCTCCGGCCCTGGTGGACAGCCTGTCCGATCTTCTGGTACAAGGAAACATTCTGGTGCGCGTCGAAGCCGAAGCCAACGGGGACCATGCGTTGCAGCCGGCCCGGGATATCGGCAGCCTCACCGTCAACGATGTGGTCACCGCCCTGGACGACGTGGGGCAGGACAACGGGCCGCTGCCCCGCCTGCCGGAAATGGAAACATTATCATCGACCCTGACGAAGTTCAGGTCCGTGTCGGAAGATTCCGACGCCAACCGCTTGATTAAAGACCTGTGATGGATCGAAACGATCCGTTAAGAGCCCCTGGCTCCGGAGAGGATCAGCCATGGAACAAGTCAACGAAATCACCAACATCATCGCCCTGACCATGGGAGCGGCCTGGGCCGCCGGCATCAACCTTTACGCGGCCATCGCCACCTTGGGCATCCTGGGTGTCACCGGCAACATGACCCTTCCGCCGGATTTACAGATCCTGGCCAACCCGCTGGTCATCGGCGCCGCCTGCCTGATGTTTGCCGTGGAGTTCGTGGCCGACAAGATGCCCGGCGTGGATACGGGTTGGGACACGATTCACACCTTCATCCGCATCCCGGCGGGCGCCCTGCTGGCCGCCGGGGCCGTTGGGGACATCAATCCTGCGGTCAGTCTGGCCGCTGCGCTGCTGGGAGGCACGCTGGCCGCCGGTACCCACGGCGCCAAAGCCGGCTCCCGGCTGCTGATCAACACCTCCCCGGAACCGTTCACCAACTGGACCGCCTCCATCGTGGAAGACATCATGGTCATCGGCGGCATCTGGACGGCGGTAAACCACCCCTGGCTTTTCATCGTCATGCTGGTCCTGTTCATTCTGCTGCTGATCTGGCTGCTCCCCAAACTGTGGCGGGGAATTAAAATGCTGGCCGCTAAAATCAAACAGTTGTTTACTCCCCGGCAGGCACCGCCGCCGCCAATAACCTGAACGATAAAAGCCCATGTCCCTGTTTATCACCCTGTTTGTGACCTCCTTTATCGTTGCACTCTCCGGCGCCGTCATGCCCGGACCGCTGCTGACGGTCACCATCAGCGAAAGCCCCCGACGGGGAATGATGACCGGCCCGCTTTTAATCGTCGGCCATGCCGTTTTAGAACTGGCGCTGGTGCTGGCCCTGCTCATGGGTCTGGCACCGGTGCTGAAGATGAAACCGGTCTTTATCGTCATCGCCCTGGCCGGTTCGGCGGTCTTGCTCTGGATGGGCGTCGGCATGCTCAAATCCCTGCCGACCATGGTTCTGACGACAGCCGACGATAACGCCAGGGGCAACAACCTGATTCTGTCCGGCATTTTGATGAGCCTGGCCAATCCTTACTGGAGCATCTGGTGGGCCACCATCGGGTTGGGATACATTCTGCACAGCATGGATGCCGGCGTTATGGGGGTGGTGGCCTTTTTCAGCGGCCACATTCTGGGGGATCTGTTCTGGTATGCCGCCGTCAGCGCGGCGGTCTGGAAAGGCCGCAAACTGCTGTCCGACCGCAGCTACCGCATTCTCATCGGCAGTTGCGCCCTTTTTCTCATCGCCTTTTCATTTCTTTTCGCATTCTCCGGAGTCCGGAAGCTCATCTCCTGACGCATTGATCGTTTCGAGGCCCCCCAACGGCTTCCGGGTGATCATCCGATTTCTTTCTTCTTCATTTTCAGCCCCGAACGGCCGAATAACAAAGTATGGGATTGATGCGTTCGCTTCCGCTGCCAAAAGGGCATCATGTACATTAAGGCGAAACTCAATAATTATTTATATTAAAAAATATCAAATGAATAAATTTTTTGAAAAACTACCAATTGACAAATTTTACGTTTAAAAGTACATTTGTACAAACCTTCTAAGATTGCCGCCGAGGGGCGTTGGCGCAAAACCACCCCAGAAGCAGGCAAGACCGCTTTTCCTCAGGAGTTGCCATGGAAAACACACACGCATATAAGTGGGTCGTCATTCTTTTCTTTGGTGTCGTGGGCATCATGTTCAGCGCCTCAATGATCTACCTGGCTACCGGCAATGTGGATCCGACCACCTTTTTCGGCCGTAAAATAACCTTGCCGAAAACCGATAAAGCCAGTGCCGGTTTCTCCAAAGAAACCCGTGTCCTCGAGCTGGGCAAGCAGGTGGTCATCGGCAACCGCATCTTCACGTACAAAGGGTGCCAGGATGACGCGATCCGCTTCGACGTCATCATTCCCGAAATCGACCGCCAGTACCCCTACCCGTTCAAGATCGACATCCGCCAGTCCAGAAACGGATTCGAAGTCGCCGGCATCTGGCTGCAGCTGGTAACCGTCCGCGACAACTTCGTGAGCCTGAGAACCCCGATCTGACCCAATCCCCTGCCTGGCGCCGGTGTTGTACTTCAGGCGACTTTATATCGACCGGAATAATTGTTCCCATCGGATGCACGCATGTCGGCCAACTGATCGTGGGCCGATAAAATCAACCGTTCGGTCGTTTCCCAATCGATGCAGGCATCGGTGATGGACACTCCGTATTGCAGGGTCTGCAAATCTCCCGTGTTCTTCTGATTGCCTGCTGCAAGATTGCTCTCCAGCATCATGCCGATGATGGCGTCGTTGCCGTCCAGGCGCTGGTTGATGACATCCTGCCATACCGACGCCTGAAGGGCGTGTTCTTTTCTGGAATTGCCGTGGGAACAGTCGACTACAATCGCCCGGACCACCCCTTTGGCCTCCAGGATCGCCCGTGCCTCGCCGATGCTGACCGAATCGTAGTTGGGGCGTGATCCGCCGCGCAGCACCAGATGGGCATGAGGATTGCCGGTTGTGACGACGCTGCAAGACTTTCCGTCGGGATCGATGCCCAGAAAATGCTGGGGTGATCCGGCGGCGATCATGGCATTGACTGCCGTGGACAGTTCGCCGTCCGTACAGTTTTTGAATCCGACGGGCATGGAAAGGCCGCTGGCCATCTCCCTATGGGTCTGTGATTCGGTGGTGCGCGCGCCGATGGCGGCCCAGCAGACCAGTCCGGCAATGTATTGGGGAACGATGGGGTCCAGCAGTTCCGTGGCTGTGGGCAGGCCTATGTCGGTAATGTCCAGCAAAAGGCGCCGCGCCCTTTTCAGCCCGGCATTGATATCGTAGCTCCCGTCCAGCCGGGGATCATTGATCAGGCCCTTCCAGCCGACATTGGTGCGCGGTTTTTCAAAATAGACCCGCATGACCAGCAGCATGGTTTCCGCAACCCTTGCGCTCAATTCGCCCAGCCGGCGGGCATAATCCATGGCCGCCGCCTCGTCGTGGATGGAGCAGGGGCCGGTAATCACCAGCATCCGGGAATCCTTGCCGTCCAGGATGTCGGCAATCGCCTTGCGCCCGTCCACCACCGTGCGGTAGGACGCTTCGGTCAGGGGAAGCGCTTCCTTGAGTTGAGCAGGTGAAATCAGCGGTTCGAATTTCGCTACACGAATGTCATAGGTCTTTTGCATGCCGATACTCCTTTCCGGTTTTCAATGGTGTTCCACAAATAAAAAAGCCGCAGGCTTTTTTGCCTGCGGCTTTTACGCTTTTCTTGTTATCGGAAAATCAGCGGACCACAGGCGCACCTCGGCTGCAATAAAAATAATAACCGAAATAGATTGCGTTTGTGGCTGCTGTGCGAAGCATTCCGATATCCCTTTTTGGATCGAATTACCCAGCAACTATCACAGGTTTTCCGAACATGCAAACCTTAAAAACAATTCAGGCCGCCCAGAAGGCAGCCTGAATTATTTTTATTGGCAATGATTTTTAATCACAAAGTTCGAACAGCGCCGCGGCTCCCATGCCGCCGCCGATGCACATGGACTCCACGCCGTATTTGACGCCCTTGCGCTGCATGTTCGCCAGCAGGGTCGCACAAAGCTTGGCGCCGGTGCATCCCAAGGGGTGGCCAAGAGCGATGGCGCCGCCATTGATGTTGATGATATCCATGCTGTTCTCGAGGCCCAACTCGCGGATGCAGTACAGGGCCTGGGAAGCAAAGGCCTCGTTGATTTCCCAGAGGCCGATGTCGCTGGTCTTCATGCCGGCCAGATCCAGCAGCTTGGGAATGGCATAGCGGGGGCCCACGCCCATTTCATCCGGCTCGCAGCCTACGGTGGTGTACATCTTCAGCTTGGCGATGGGCTTGAGGCCATATTTTTTAACGGCTTCTTCGCTGGCGATGATGCTGGCCGCCGCGCCGTCGGTGGTCTGGGAGGAGTTGCCGGCGGTGACCGATCCACCAGCGGCAAATACGGCCCGGAGTTTGGCCAATCCTTCCAGGGTCGTGGTGGCGCGGACGCCGTCGTCGAAATCCTGGAGGAAGGTCTCTTTTTTATAGGTGCCGTTTTCCTGGAGGACGAACTTGGCCGCCGGAGTGGGCACGATCTCGGTGAACAGGCCTTCCTTCTGGGCCTTTGTGGCTCTCATCTGCGATTCGTAGGCAAAGGCATCCTGGTCCTCGCGGGTGACGTTGTAGCGGTTGGCCACGTTCTCCGCGGTGATGCCCATAGAGCAGTACAGATCCGCCTGGGCCCGGCAGTGTTCGGGATGAGGGCGGGGCAGATTGCCGCCCATGGG
This window of the uncultured Desulfosarcina sp. genome carries:
- a CDS encoding MlaD family protein, whose protein sequence is MTSENKIDTKTLPDAIPKTRRGISIIWLLPIIAAAIGGWLYYKSIVNAPYEVEIQFKSAEGIEAGKTKVVYKGLPAGTVNNVQLSPKGDAVDVRVGFDPNLKHLIRKNTKFWMVTPTVNLSGVTGLETIVSGNYIAMRPGDGPAETHFTGLDGPPPLDVTAPGLHLILTSAEQPSIEAGSPISYRKHQVGSVQSVRLTENKQSFEIAVHIQPEYQSLVTKGSRFWNASGIHITGSLTDIDIRTESFTSMLKGGIAFDTPDDEEKPVQAENMDKFVLYDDYQEAQSGIVISILFKTGQGLSAKSTKVRFKGLEIGLVDKVRIEPDLSGVTARVVMDPQTRRILREGTKFWLVSPKVSLTEVSGLDTLVSGTYIDVLPNLKGDPSRKFVALDESPAGKAGPGHLDIILQGERRGSVKAGSPVYFRQVQVGEVTGYELASSGDAVNINAVIYKPYVPLVYENSVFYNVSGMDFGLFSGLKTESLEAVMTGGVSFATPEGDAMGKPAKNGRIFQLHEKAQSGWLKWSPNIPLKLKNSPPRKDFPKLKKETDPTNNSEK
- the ettA gene encoding energy-dependent translational throttle protein EttA, which gives rise to MSTDPNKIIYSMIRVSKFYDKKPVIKDISLSYFYGAKIGVLGLNGSGKSTLLKIMAGVDAEFNGETILSKGYTIGYLEQEPLVDETKTVREIVQEGVQETVDLMEEFNRINERFAEPMSDDEMDKLIQRQGEVQDKLDALDAWDLDARLEMAMDALRCPPADTPVNVVSGGERRRVALCRLLLKKPDILLLDEPTNHLDAESVAWLEQHLQQYAGTIIAVTHDRYFLDNVAGWILELDRGHGIPWKGNYSSWLEQKQNRLAKEEKSESERRKTLQRELEWIRMAPKGRRAKSKARISAYEQLLGQESERLAKELEIYIAPGPRLGNVVIEAEGVSKAYGEKLLVEDMTFRLPPGGIVGVIGPNGAGKTTLFRMITGQEQPDKGAIDTGETVCIAYVDQSRDVLDPEKNIWEMISDGSDTIQLGDRQVNSRAYVARFNFSGSDQQKKVGVLSGGERNRVHLARMLKSGANVLLLDEPTNDLDVNTMRALEEALENFGGCAVVISHDRWFLDRIATHMLAFEGDSRVVWFEGNYSDYEKDRKQRLGTAADQPHRIKYRQLTR
- a CDS encoding YihY/virulence factor BrkB family protein — its product is MEQTKTGLNRLVAFFTTTLWQAERKDYSALKWLLIRLVRTMVLSVRGFTRNQGALRASALTFFTLLSVVPVAAMAFGIAKGFGFERKLQQQLLEQFAAQQEVVQKIIGFAQNMLENTKGGMIAGIGIVVLIWSVIKVLSNIENSFNHIWNVRSRPFIRKLSDYVTIMLICPVLVIMSSSVTVFITHQVTAMSGRFEMVEVAGTAISVGLKLLPYALIWILFTLVYVIMPNTRVRFDGALLAGFIAGSAYQIVQGAYIYFQFLVAKYNAIYGSFAALPLFLLWLQISWTIVLVGAEISHAYQNADHMDGSDGGRKMSVARTRLLALAICRQVVQLFHQGRPARTADQIADSLALAPALVDSLSDLLVQGNILVRVEAEANGDHALQPARDIGSLTVNDVVTALDDVGQDNGPLPRLPEMETLSSTLTKFRSVSEDSDANRLIKDL
- a CDS encoding DUF4126 domain-containing protein, which produces MEQVNEITNIIALTMGAAWAAGINLYAAIATLGILGVTGNMTLPPDLQILANPLVIGAACLMFAVEFVADKMPGVDTGWDTIHTFIRIPAGALLAAGAVGDINPAVSLAAALLGGTLAAGTHGAKAGSRLLINTSPEPFTNWTASIVEDIMVIGGIWTAVNHPWLFIVMLVLFILLLIWLLPKLWRGIKMLAAKIKQLFTPRQAPPPPIT
- a CDS encoding LysE family transporter; this encodes MSLFITLFVTSFIVALSGAVMPGPLLTVTISESPRRGMMTGPLLIVGHAVLELALVLALLMGLAPVLKMKPVFIVIALAGSAVLLWMGVGMLKSLPTMVLTTADDNARGNNLILSGILMSLANPYWSIWWATIGLGYILHSMDAGVMGVVAFFSGHILGDLFWYAAVSAAVWKGRKLLSDRSYRILIGSCALFLIAFSFLFAFSGVRKLIS
- a CDS encoding 3-deoxy-7-phosphoheptulonate synthase, giving the protein MQKTYDIRVAKFEPLISPAQLKEALPLTEASYRTVVDGRKAIADILDGKDSRMLVITGPCSIHDEAAAMDYARRLGELSARVAETMLLVMRVYFEKPRTNVGWKGLINDPRLDGSYDINAGLKRARRLLLDITDIGLPTATELLDPIVPQYIAGLVCWAAIGARTTESQTHREMASGLSMPVGFKNCTDGELSTAVNAMIAAGSPQHFLGIDPDGKSCSVVTTGNPHAHLVLRGGSRPNYDSVSIGEARAILEAKGVVRAIVVDCSHGNSRKEHALQASVWQDVINQRLDGNDAIIGMMLESNLAAGNQKNTGDLQTLQYGVSITDACIDWETTERLILSAHDQLADMRASDGNNYSGRYKVA
- a CDS encoding thiolase family protein → MRDAYIVSSVRTPGCRRGKGALKDTRPEDLLSFIMKAAIEKTGSIEPKDIDDVMIGCSFPEAEQGLNIGRLANQIAGFPIQVSGATVNRFCSSGLEAIALASLRVMAGWSEMTMGGGVESMTYVPMGGNLPRPHPEHCRAQADLYCSMGITAENVANRYNVTREDQDAFAYESQMRATKAQKEGLFTEIVPTPAAKFVLQENGTYKKETFLQDFDDGVRATTTLEGLAKLRAVFAAGGSVTAGNSSQTTDGAAASIIASEEAVKKYGLKPIAKLKMYTTVGCEPDEMGVGPRYAIPKLLDLAGMKTSDIGLWEINEAFASQALYCIRELGLENSMDIININGGAIALGHPLGCTGAKLCATLLANMQRKGVKYGVESMCIGGGMGAAALFELCD